The following coding sequences lie in one Phragmites australis chromosome 8, lpPhrAust1.1, whole genome shotgun sequence genomic window:
- the LOC133927446 gene encoding MLO-like protein 9 isoform X3 has product MAGGGGGGNTRELDQTPTWAVASVCGVIVLISILLEKGLHHIGEFFSHRKKKAMVEALEKVKAELMVLGFISLLLVFGQNYIIKICITEEAADTMLPCKLKAATYDAETGKDHSKGPKAVPDAKKGAEHLGGANMKAKCHEGKVSLISINALHQLHIFIFFLAVFHVMYSAITMALGRAKIRGWKEWEKEAAGQDDEFSNDPTRFRFTHETSFVRQHMNVLNKTPASFYISNFFRQFFRSVRKADYCALRHSFVNVHLAPGSKFDFQKYIKRSLEDDFKVIVGISPPLWASALTFLFLNVYGWHTMLWISIMPVVIILSVGTKLQGIICRMAIDITERHAVIQGIPLVQVSDQYFWFARPTFVLFLIHFTLFQNGFQIIYFLWILYEYGLDSCFNESNQFVFARLCLGVVVQFLCSYVTLPLYALVSQMGSTMKQSIFDDQTSKALKNWRAGVKKKAPNSNSKHGGHGSPTAGSPTRAAADSGIALT; this is encoded by the exons ATGGCgggcggaggcggtggcggcaacACGCGCGAGCTCGACCAAACGCCGACATGGGCCGTCGCGTCGGTGTGCGGCGTGATCGTGCTCATCTCCATCCTGCTGGAGAAGGGGCTCCACCACATCGGCGAGTTCTTCTCGCACCGCAAGAAGAAGGCCATGGTGGAGGCCCTGGAGAAGGTGAAGGCGGAGCTCATGGTGCTAGgcttcatctccctcctcctcgtcttcgGCCAGAACTACATCATCAAGATCTGCATCACCGAGGAGGCCGCCGACACCATGCTCCCCTGCAAGCTCAAGGCGGCCACCTACGACGCCGAGACCGGCAAGGACCACAGCAAAGGCCCCAAGGCCGTCCCCGACGCCAAGAAGGGCGCCGAGCACCTCGGGGGC GCCAATATGAAAGCCAAATGCCACGAGGGAAAGGTGTCGCTCATCTCCATCAACGCCCTGCACCAGCTGcacatcttcatcttcttcctggCCGTGTTCCACGTCATGTACAGTGCCATCACAATGGCACTCGGCAGGGCCAAG ATACGTGGATGGAAGGAGTGGGAGAAGGAAGCGGCGGGACAAGATGACGAGTTCTCCAAtg ACCCAACGCGGTTCAGGTTCACTCACGAGACGTCGTTCGTGAGGCAGCACATGAATGTCCTCAACAAGACTCCAGCATCCTTCTACATC AGCAACTTCTTCAGGCAGTTCTTCAGATCCGTCAGGAAGGCTGACTACTGCGCGCTGCGCCACAGTTTTGTCAAC GTCCATTTGGCCCCTGGCAGCAAGTTTGATTTCCAGAAATACATCAAACGGTCTCTTGAGGACGACTTCAAAGTGATTGTCGGGATCAGCCCTCCCCTGTGGGCTTCTGCTCTGACCTTCCTGTTTCTGAATGTCTATG GATGGCACACCATGCTCTGGATATCGATCATGCCGGTGGTGATCATCCTGTCCGTGGGGACGAAGCTGCAGGGGATCATCTGCCGGATGGCGATCGACATCACGGAGCGGCACGCCGTGATCCAGGGCATCCCGCTGGTGCAAGTCAGCGACCAGTACTTCTGGTTCGCCCGCCCAACCTTCGTGCTCTTCCTCATCCACTTCACACTCTTCCAG AATGGTTTCCAGATCATCTACTTCCTCTGGATTCTG TATGAGTACGGGCTGGACTCTTGCTTCAACGAGTCCAACCAGTTCGTCTTTGCACGCCTCTGCCTTGG AGTGGTGGTTCAGTTCTTGTGCAGCTACGTCACGCTCCCACTCTACGCGCTCGTCTCCCAGATGGGCTCCACGATGAAGCAGTCCATCTTCGACGACCAGACGTCCAAGGCGCTCAAGAACTGGCGCGCCGGCGTCAAGAAGAAGGCccccaactccaactccaagcACGGCGGCCATGGCTCCCCCACCGCCGGCAGCCCCACAAGGGCCGCCGCCGACTCGGGCATCGCCCTCACGTAG
- the LOC133927446 gene encoding MLO-like protein 9 isoform X2: MAGGGGGGNTRELDQTPTWAVASVCGVIVLISILLEKGLHHIGEFFSHRKKKAMVEALEKVKAELMVLGFISLLLVFGQNYIIKICITEEAADTMLPCKLKKGAEHLGGVLGRPQAPYYAAAAFSPHPHRLLAEANMKAKCHEGKVSLISINALHQLHIFIFFLAVFHVMYSAITMALGRAKIRGWKEWEKEAAGQDDEFSNDPTRFRFTHETSFVRQHMNVLNKTPASFYISNFFRQFFRSVRKADYCALRHSFVNVHLAPGSKFDFQKYIKRSLEDDFKVIVGISPPLWASALTFLFLNVYGWHTMLWISIMPVVIILSVGTKLQGIICRMAIDITERHAVIQGIPLVQVSDQYFWFARPTFVLFLIHFTLFQNGFQIIYFLWILYEYGLDSCFNESNQFVFARLCLGVVVQFLCSYVTLPLYALVSQMGSTMKQSIFDDQTSKALKNWRAGVKKKAPNSNSKHGGHGSPTAGSPTRAAADSGIALT, translated from the exons ATGGCgggcggaggcggtggcggcaacACGCGCGAGCTCGACCAAACGCCGACATGGGCCGTCGCGTCGGTGTGCGGCGTGATCGTGCTCATCTCCATCCTGCTGGAGAAGGGGCTCCACCACATCGGCGAGTTCTTCTCGCACCGCAAGAAGAAGGCCATGGTGGAGGCCCTGGAGAAGGTGAAGGCGGAGCTCATGGTGCTAGgcttcatctccctcctcctcgtcttcgGCCAGAACTACATCATCAAGATCTGCATCACCGAGGAGGCCGCCGACACCATGCTCCCCTGCAAGCTCAAG AAGGGCGCCGAGCACCTCGGGGGCGTCCTCGGCCGACCGCAGGCGCCCtactacgccgccgccgccttcagCCCCCACCCACACAGGCTCCTCGCCGAGGCCAATATGAAAGCCAAATGCCACGAGGGAAAGGTGTCGCTCATCTCCATCAACGCCCTGCACCAGCTGcacatcttcatcttcttcctggCCGTGTTCCACGTCATGTACAGTGCCATCACAATGGCACTCGGCAGGGCCAAG ATACGTGGATGGAAGGAGTGGGAGAAGGAAGCGGCGGGACAAGATGACGAGTTCTCCAAtg ACCCAACGCGGTTCAGGTTCACTCACGAGACGTCGTTCGTGAGGCAGCACATGAATGTCCTCAACAAGACTCCAGCATCCTTCTACATC AGCAACTTCTTCAGGCAGTTCTTCAGATCCGTCAGGAAGGCTGACTACTGCGCGCTGCGCCACAGTTTTGTCAAC GTCCATTTGGCCCCTGGCAGCAAGTTTGATTTCCAGAAATACATCAAACGGTCTCTTGAGGACGACTTCAAAGTGATTGTCGGGATCAGCCCTCCCCTGTGGGCTTCTGCTCTGACCTTCCTGTTTCTGAATGTCTATG GATGGCACACCATGCTCTGGATATCGATCATGCCGGTGGTGATCATCCTGTCCGTGGGGACGAAGCTGCAGGGGATCATCTGCCGGATGGCGATCGACATCACGGAGCGGCACGCCGTGATCCAGGGCATCCCGCTGGTGCAAGTCAGCGACCAGTACTTCTGGTTCGCCCGCCCAACCTTCGTGCTCTTCCTCATCCACTTCACACTCTTCCAG AATGGTTTCCAGATCATCTACTTCCTCTGGATTCTG TATGAGTACGGGCTGGACTCTTGCTTCAACGAGTCCAACCAGTTCGTCTTTGCACGCCTCTGCCTTGG AGTGGTGGTTCAGTTCTTGTGCAGCTACGTCACGCTCCCACTCTACGCGCTCGTCTCCCAGATGGGCTCCACGATGAAGCAGTCCATCTTCGACGACCAGACGTCCAAGGCGCTCAAGAACTGGCGCGCCGGCGTCAAGAAGAAGGCccccaactccaactccaagcACGGCGGCCATGGCTCCCCCACCGCCGGCAGCCCCACAAGGGCCGCCGCCGACTCGGGCATCGCCCTCACGTAG
- the LOC133927446 gene encoding MLO-like protein 9 isoform X1, giving the protein MAGGGGGGNTRELDQTPTWAVASVCGVIVLISILLEKGLHHIGEFFSHRKKKAMVEALEKVKAELMVLGFISLLLVFGQNYIIKICITEEAADTMLPCKLKAATYDAETGKDHSKGPKAVPDAKKGAEHLGGVLGRPQAPYYAAAAFSPHPHRLLAEANMKAKCHEGKVSLISINALHQLHIFIFFLAVFHVMYSAITMALGRAKIRGWKEWEKEAAGQDDEFSNDPTRFRFTHETSFVRQHMNVLNKTPASFYISNFFRQFFRSVRKADYCALRHSFVNVHLAPGSKFDFQKYIKRSLEDDFKVIVGISPPLWASALTFLFLNVYGWHTMLWISIMPVVIILSVGTKLQGIICRMAIDITERHAVIQGIPLVQVSDQYFWFARPTFVLFLIHFTLFQNGFQIIYFLWILYEYGLDSCFNESNQFVFARLCLGVVVQFLCSYVTLPLYALVSQMGSTMKQSIFDDQTSKALKNWRAGVKKKAPNSNSKHGGHGSPTAGSPTRAAADSGIALT; this is encoded by the exons ATGGCgggcggaggcggtggcggcaacACGCGCGAGCTCGACCAAACGCCGACATGGGCCGTCGCGTCGGTGTGCGGCGTGATCGTGCTCATCTCCATCCTGCTGGAGAAGGGGCTCCACCACATCGGCGAGTTCTTCTCGCACCGCAAGAAGAAGGCCATGGTGGAGGCCCTGGAGAAGGTGAAGGCGGAGCTCATGGTGCTAGgcttcatctccctcctcctcgtcttcgGCCAGAACTACATCATCAAGATCTGCATCACCGAGGAGGCCGCCGACACCATGCTCCCCTGCAAGCTCAAGGCGGCCACCTACGACGCCGAGACCGGCAAGGACCACAGCAAAGGCCCCAAGGCCGTCCCCGACGCCAAGAAGGGCGCCGAGCACCTCGGGGGCGTCCTCGGCCGACCGCAGGCGCCCtactacgccgccgccgccttcagCCCCCACCCACACAGGCTCCTCGCCGAGGCCAATATGAAAGCCAAATGCCACGAGGGAAAGGTGTCGCTCATCTCCATCAACGCCCTGCACCAGCTGcacatcttcatcttcttcctggCCGTGTTCCACGTCATGTACAGTGCCATCACAATGGCACTCGGCAGGGCCAAG ATACGTGGATGGAAGGAGTGGGAGAAGGAAGCGGCGGGACAAGATGACGAGTTCTCCAAtg ACCCAACGCGGTTCAGGTTCACTCACGAGACGTCGTTCGTGAGGCAGCACATGAATGTCCTCAACAAGACTCCAGCATCCTTCTACATC AGCAACTTCTTCAGGCAGTTCTTCAGATCCGTCAGGAAGGCTGACTACTGCGCGCTGCGCCACAGTTTTGTCAAC GTCCATTTGGCCCCTGGCAGCAAGTTTGATTTCCAGAAATACATCAAACGGTCTCTTGAGGACGACTTCAAAGTGATTGTCGGGATCAGCCCTCCCCTGTGGGCTTCTGCTCTGACCTTCCTGTTTCTGAATGTCTATG GATGGCACACCATGCTCTGGATATCGATCATGCCGGTGGTGATCATCCTGTCCGTGGGGACGAAGCTGCAGGGGATCATCTGCCGGATGGCGATCGACATCACGGAGCGGCACGCCGTGATCCAGGGCATCCCGCTGGTGCAAGTCAGCGACCAGTACTTCTGGTTCGCCCGCCCAACCTTCGTGCTCTTCCTCATCCACTTCACACTCTTCCAG AATGGTTTCCAGATCATCTACTTCCTCTGGATTCTG TATGAGTACGGGCTGGACTCTTGCTTCAACGAGTCCAACCAGTTCGTCTTTGCACGCCTCTGCCTTGG AGTGGTGGTTCAGTTCTTGTGCAGCTACGTCACGCTCCCACTCTACGCGCTCGTCTCCCAGATGGGCTCCACGATGAAGCAGTCCATCTTCGACGACCAGACGTCCAAGGCGCTCAAGAACTGGCGCGCCGGCGTCAAGAAGAAGGCccccaactccaactccaagcACGGCGGCCATGGCTCCCCCACCGCCGGCAGCCCCACAAGGGCCGCCGCCGACTCGGGCATCGCCCTCACGTAG
- the LOC133927448 gene encoding phytoene synthase 1, chloroplastic-like, whose translation MAIILVRAASPGLSSDAGAGHHGGLQCSSLPRKRVPARRWILCSLKYACLGEAGRTSAVYSSLAVNPAVISSEQKVYDVVLKQAALLKRQLRTQTPPVLDVRPQEPRSGLREAYSRCGDICEEYAKTFYLGTLLMTEERRRAIWAIYVWCRRTDELVDGPNANYITPTALDRWEKRLEDLFAGRPYDMLDAALSDTISRFPIDIQPFRDMIEGMRSDLRKARYKNFDELYMYCYYVAGTVGLMSVPVMGIAPESKATTESVYSAALALGIANQLTNILRDVGEDARRGRIYLPQDELAQAGLSDEDIFSGVVTNRWRNFMKRQIKRARMFFEEAERGVTELSQASRWPVWASLLLYRQILDEIEANDYNNFTKRAYVGKGKKLLALPVAYGKSLLLPSSLRNSQT comes from the exons ATGGCCATCATACTTGTAAGAGCAGCGTCTCCCGGGCTCTCCTccgacgccggcgccggccaCCATGGGGGTCTCCAGTGTTCCTCCCTGCCCAGGAAGAGGGTACCGGCACGACGCTGGATACTCTGCTCGCTCAAGTATGCATGCCTTGGGGAGGCTGGCCGGACCTCCGCCGTGTACTCCAGCCTGGCCGTGAATCCGGCTGTCATCTCATCCGAACAGAAGGTGTACGACGTGGTGTTGAAGCAGGCAGCATTACTGAAACGGCAGCTGCGCACACAGACGCCGCCCGTGCTTGACGTCAGGCCCCAGGAGCCGCGCAGCGGGCTGAGGGAGGCCTACAGCCGCTGCGGCGATATCTGCGAGGAGTATGCCAAGACGTTTTACCTCG GAACTTTGTTGATGACAGAGGAGCGGCGGCGCGCCATATGGGCCATCTATG TGTGGTGTAGGAGGACAGATGAGCTTGTAGATGGGCCAAACGCCAACTACATTACACCAACAGCTCTGGACCGGTGGGAGAAGAGGCTTGAGGATCTATTCGCGGGACGCCCTTACGACATGCTCGATGCCGCTCTCTCTGATACCATCTCAAGGTTCCCCATTGACATTCAG CCATTCAGGGACATGATTGAAGGGATGCGGAGCGACCTTAGAAAGGCGAGGTATAAGAACTTCGATGAGCTCTACATGTACTGCTACTATGTTGCAGGAACTGTTGGGTTAATGAGTGTACCTGTGATGGGCATCGCACCCGAGTCAAAGGCAACGACTGAAAGCGTGTATAGTGCTGCCTTGGCTCTTGGGATTGCAAACCAACTCACAAATATACTCCGGGATGTTGGAGAGGA TGCAAGAAGAGGAAGGATATATTTACCACAAGATGAACTCGCACAGGCAGGTCtatctgatgaggacatcttCAGTGGGGTCGTCACAAACCGATGGAGAAATTTCATGAAGAGGCAGATCAAGAGGGCCAGGATGTTTTTCGAGGAGGCAGAGAGAGGGGTGACTGAGCTATCACAGGCTAGCAGATGGCCA GTATGGGCCTCCCTATTGTTGTACCGGCAAATCCTCGACGAGATTGAAGCAAATGACTACAACAACTTCACAAAGAGGGCCTATGTTGGTAAAGGGAAGAAATTGCTAGCTCTTCCTGTTGCATATGGGAAGTCATTACTATTGCCGAGTTCACTGAGAAATAGCCAGACCTAG
- the LOC133927821 gene encoding secreted RxLR effector protein 161-like, with translation MEPRLKLLKESTAPRVDATAYRSIVGGLRYLLHTRPDLSFSVGYVSWYMEVPTEEHQAAVKRILRCVAGTVSLGIHFKPGNKKELPRLHGYSDSDLAGDVNDRKSTGGVIYFLNDGPISWQSSKQKVVALSSCEAEYIAVATATCQGVWLARLLADLLDVEASAPTLRVDNKSAISLIKNPVHHDRTKHIDVKYHYVRECADRGLIDVQFIGTAEQLGDVLTKALGRLKYEELRSKIGLTKLLSAGNSA, from the coding sequence ATGGAGCCCCGGCTGAAACTTCTCAAGGAAAGCACTGCGCCGAGAGTCGACGCCACCGCCTACCGGAGTATCGTTGGCGGACTCAGGTATCTTCTCCATACGCGTCCGGATCTTTCATTCAGTGTTGGCTATGTGAGCTGGTACATGGAGGTGCCAACGGAGGAACACCAGGCTGCTGTCAAGCGCATCCTGCGCTGCGTGGCGGGGACAGTGAGCCTGGGCATTCACTTCAAGCCGGGGAACAAGAAGGAGCTGCCGCGACTGCACGGCTACAGCGACAGTGACCTTGCCGGCGATGTCAACGATCGCAAGAGCACCGGCGGGGTCATCTACTTCCTCAATGACGGGCCAATCTCTTGGCAATCAAGCAAGCAGAAGGTCGTGGCCCTCTCGTCGTGTGAGGCCGAGTACATCGCGGTGGCGACCGCGACCTGTCAGGGTGTCTGGTTGGCGCGCCTCCTCGCGGACTTGCTCGACGTCGAGGCCAGCGCACCGACGCTACGGGTGGACAACAAGTCCGCCATTTCTCTGATCAAGAACCCAGTGCACCACGATCGGACCAAGCATATTGATGTGAAGTACCACTACGTCCGGGAGTGTGCAGACCGAGGTCTGATCGACGTTCAGTTCATCGGAACGGCGGAACAGCTGGGTGACGTTCTCACCAAAGCTCTCGGCCGACTGAAGTATGAAGAACTTCGAAGCAAGATCGGCCTCACCAAACTTCTCTCTGCCGGCAACAGCGCTTAG
- the LOC133927450 gene encoding protein argonaute 1D-like, which produces MGSWRPRLPGFGEGSQAAEPGGGRGPGRGVGGRGGSYYQQFPQGGHGAGYYQQRQPRGTMTSQQWQPTAPAGGYLDHGQTSSGVQPPHYYGGGRGGRGAGPSAIASELRQAMDNISSPEAGSPELSPRAPTMEITDQLKDMSVQDESIVQAFPVPSNSYKFPHRPGNGSIGTRCLVKANHFFAELPDKDLHQYDVSITPEVTSRIVSRSVMEELVRLHKVSYLGGRLPAYDGRKSLYTAGPLPFTSKEFHITLLEEDDGSGLERRQKTFKVVIKFAARADLHRLEQFIAGRQAEAPQEALQVLDIVLRELPTARYVPFGRLFFSPNLGRRRSLGEGLESWRGFYQSIRPTQMGLSLNIDMSATAFFEPLPVLDFVAQLLNTDIHSRLLSDAERVKIKKALRGVKVEVTHRGNMRRKYRIAGLTSQATRELTFPVDQGGTMKSVVQYFQETYGFAIQHTYLPCLQVGNHQRPNYLPMEVCKIVEGQRYSKRLSKSQIRALLEETCQRPHDRERDIIQMVNHNSYHEDPYAKEFGIKISERLASVEARILPAPRLKYNETGREKDCLPRVGQWNMMNKKMVNGGRVRSWMCVNFARNVQESIVSGFCRELARMCQASGMDFALEPILPPMHAHPDQVERALKARFHDALNMLGPQRKELDLLIGILPDNNGSLYGDLKRVCEIDLGLVSQCCCAKQVFKMNKQILANLALKINVKVGGRNTVLVDAVSRRIPLVTDRPTIIFGADVTHPHPGEDSSPSIAAVVASQDWPEVTKYAGLVSAQSHRQELIEDLYKVTHVPQRGTIYGGMIRELLISFKKSTGQKPQRLIFYRDGVSEGQFYQVLLHELDAIRKACASLEANYQPQVTFIVVQKRHHTRLFAHNHNDQNAVDRSGNILPGTVVDSKICHPTEFDFFLCSHAGIKGTSRPAHYHVLWDENKFTADALQTLTNNLCYTYARCTRSVSIVPPAYYAHLAAFRARFYMEPDSSDSGSMASALGRGGHGQSTSRSTRAAAGGAVRPLPVLKDSVKSVMFYC; this is translated from the exons ATGGGATCTTGGAGACCAAGACTGCCTGGGTTTGGCGAGGGCTCACAGGCTGCTGAGCCTGGTGGTGGAAGAGGTCCTGGAAGAGGTGTTGGTGGTCGCGGTGGATCCTACTATCAGCAATTCCCACAGGGTGGTCATGGAGCAGGCTACTACCAGCAGAGACAACCTCGTGGAACAATGACGTCGCAGCAGTGGCAGCCTACTGCTCCTGCTGGAGGGTATTTGGACCATGGCCAGACTTCCAGCGGAGTGCAGCCACCACACTACTACGGTGGTGGTAGAGGTGGACGTGGGGCTGGCCCGTCCGCCATAGCTTCCGAGCTGCGCCAAGCAATGGACAACATCTCCTCACCAGAAGCAGGCTCTCCGGAGCTGTCACCACGCGCTCCTACAATGGAAATCACAGACCAGCTGAAAGATATGTCTGTACAGGATGAATCGATCGTGCAAGCATTTCCAGTGCCGAGCAATTCATATAAGTTTCCTCATCGACCAGGAAATGGAAGTATTGGCACCAGATGTTTGGTGAAGGCAAATCACTTCTTTGCTGAACTGCCTGACAAGGATCTTCATCAGTATGAT GTTTCAATCACCCCTGAAGTAACATCACGTATTGTGAGCCGTTCTGTGATGGAAGAGTTGGTGAGGCTGCACAAGGTATCATACTTGGGAGGGCGGCTTCCAGCCTATGATGGTAGAAAGAGCCTTTACACAGCTGGGCCATTGCCATTTACTTCAAAAGAATTTCACATCACTTTACTTGAGGAAGATGATGGTTCTGGTTTGGAGAG GCGTCAGAAAACTTTTAAGGTGGTGATTAAATTTGCTGCGAGAGCTGATCTTCATCGTCTTGAGCAATTTATAGCTGGAAGGCAGGCAGAGGCTCCTCAAGAGGCCTTGCAAGTTCTTGATATTGTCCTGCGAGAGCTGCCAACGGCAAG ATATGTACCATTTGGTCGCTTGTTCTTCTCTCCTAACCTGGGGAGGAGGCGATCCCTTGGCGAGGGATTGGAAAGCTGGCGTGGATTTTACCAGAGCATTCGTCCTACTCAAATGGGCTTGTCATTGAATATCG ATATGTCGGCTACTGCTTTCTTCGAGCCGTTACCTGTCCTTGATTTTGTTGCACAGCTTTTAAATACTGACATCCACTCTAGGCTCCTCTCAGATGCTGAACGTGTTAAG ATCAAGAAGGCCCTAAGAGGAGTGAAAGTGGAAGTTACTCACCGTGGCAATATGCGACGAAAGTATCGAATAGCTGGTTTAACATCTCAGGCAACTCGGGAGCTAAC TTTTCCCGTTGATCAAGGAGGCACAATGAAGTCTGTTGTACAATATTTTCAAGAGACATACGGCTTTGCCATCCAGCACACCTACCTACCCTGTCTACAAGTTGGCAATCATCAGCGTCCAAATTACCTTCCAATGGAG GTCTGCAAAATAGTGGAGGGACAGAGGTACTCCAAGAGATTAAGCAAGAGTCAGATAAGAGCTCTTTTAGAGGAGACATGCCAGCGTCCACATGATCGGGAGCGTGACATAATTCAG ATGGTGAATCATAACTCCTACCATGAGGATCCTTATGCTAAAGAGTTTGGCATTAAGATCAGTGAGCGTTTGGCTTCAGTTGAGGCACGGATTTTACCTGCTCCTCGG CTCAAGTATAATGAGACTGGTAGAGAGAAGGACTGCTTGCCTAGAGTTGGTCAGTGGAATATGATGAACAAG AAAATGGTAAATGGTGGTAGAGTCAGGAGCTGGATGTGTGTCAACTTTGCTCGAAACGTGCAAGAGAGCATTGTTAGTGGATTCTGTCGTGAACTTGCTCGCATGTGCCAAGCCTCAGGAATG GACTTTGCTTTGGAGCCTATTCTTCCTCCTATGCATGCACATCCTGATCAAGTGGAGCGAGCTTTGAAAGCCAGGTTCCATGATGCCTTGAACATGCTAGGACCACAGCGCAAGGAACTTGATTTGCTTATCGGGATACTTCCTGACAACAATGGCTCTCTTTATG GTGATTTGAAGCGTGTCTGCGAAATAGACCTTGGGTTGGTTTCGCAGTGCTGCTGTGCGAAGCAAGTTTTTAAAATGAACAAACAGATACTGGCAAATCTTGCTCTGAAGATAAATGTCAAG GTTGGAGGAAGGAACACTGTACTGGTTGATGCAGTGTCAAGACGCATTCCTTTGGTCACTGACAGGCCTACCATCATATTTGGTGCTGATGTAACCCATCCTCATCCTGGCGAAGATAGCAGCCCTTCAATTGCTGCC GTTGTGGCCTCCCAAGATTGGCCTGAGGTGACAAAGTATGCTGGTTTAGTTTCTGCTCAATCTCATAGGCAAGAGTTAATAGAGGATCTGTATAAGGTCACACATGTCCCTCAGAGAGGAACCATCTATGGTGGCATGATCAG GGAGCTGCTTATATCCTTCAAAAAATCAACTGGTCAAAAGCCCCAGCGACTAATATTCTATAG GGATGGTGTCAGTGAAGGCCAGTTTTACCAAGTTCTTCTGCATGAGCTTGATGCAATTCGAAAG GCTTGCGCGTCGCTGGAAGCAAATTACCAGCCACAGGTGACTTTCATCGTGGTCCAGAAACGGCACCACACGAGATTATTTGCACACAACCACAATGATCAGAATGCAGTTGATAGGAGTGGAAACATACTACCTG GTACTGTTGTGGACTCCAAGATTTGCCATCCTACAGAGTTCGACTTCTTCCTGTGCAGCCATGCTGGCATCAAG GGCACAAGCCGTCCTGCTCATTACCATGTCCTGTGGGATGAGAACAAGTTCACGGCTGATGCACTGCAGACTCTTACCAACAACCTCTGCTACAC CTATGCGAGGTGCACACGTTCTGTATCTATCG TTCCACCTGCATACTACGCTCATCTGGCTGCCTTCCGCGCCCGTTTCTACATGGAGCCGGACAGCTCGGACAGCGGTTCAATGGCGAGCGCCCTTGGCCGTGGAGGGCATGGGCAGTCGACGTCCCGCAGCACCCGCGCGGCCGCCGGTGGAGCCGTCAGGCCCCTGCCTGTGCTCAAGGACAGCGTCAAGAGTGTCATGTTCTACTGCTGA